A genomic region of Paenibacillus sp. PL2-23 contains the following coding sequences:
- a CDS encoding urease accessory protein UreH has product MISLLSLLFLGFILGIKHAIEPDHIIAVSTMVGKHKKLLRSTLTGVFWGIGHTATLFVVGMLLVLLKGELSDSLAMSLEFLVGIMLVYLGAKNLIPSKGSFASQKGDVNGSMWRVTIIGFVHGLAGSAALVILTLSTVSSIWECALYILVFGIGTITGMLVFTTILGIPFVYGSSNKPLSASLTRIAGTVSFVFGLYYMYNLGITEGLFDMWLGRSSS; this is encoded by the coding sequence ATGATTAGTTTATTATCCCTTCTTTTCCTCGGATTCATATTAGGCATTAAGCATGCTATTGAGCCAGACCACATCATTGCGGTGTCTACGATGGTGGGCAAACATAAAAAACTGCTGCGATCGACATTAACGGGCGTATTCTGGGGAATTGGCCATACCGCGACATTATTTGTTGTTGGTATGCTTCTTGTCCTGCTGAAGGGGGAATTGTCAGATAGCCTGGCCATGTCGCTCGAATTTCTGGTAGGAATCATGCTGGTCTATTTGGGTGCCAAAAATCTGATACCCTCCAAGGGCTCGTTTGCTAGTCAAAAGGGTGATGTAAACGGTTCGATGTGGAGAGTTACAATAATCGGCTTCGTGCATGGTCTTGCCGGCAGCGCAGCCCTGGTCATTCTGACCCTATCGACGGTATCGTCCATTTGGGAGTGTGCCCTGTATATACTCGTCTTCGGCATAGGAACCATTACAGGGATGCTGGTGTTTACAACCATCCTGGGCATTCCTTTTGTGTATGGCAGCTCTAACAAGCCGTTGTCCGCCTCGTTAACCCGAATAGCCGGAACGGTCAGCTTTGTATTTGGCCTTTACTACATGTACAATCTGGGCATAACAGAAGGCTTGTTCGATATGTGGCTAGGCAGAAGCTCAAGCTAG
- the larC gene encoding nickel insertion protein yields MGKQLPPPNEHTDNEMVKMEVNLDDMPGEWLGYVMDLLFEQGANDVYYTPIYMKKNRPGTLLQLLCSTGDIDAMKNILFRETTTLGIRYYPLSVHRLERVFVTAQTEWGPIKVKKGIYGGEVVQWAPEYEECKQIARTYGIPLKRVYDAIRKAEDLGDERTHD; encoded by the coding sequence ATGGGAAAGCAACTGCCGCCGCCGAACGAGCATACGGATAACGAGATGGTCAAAATGGAAGTCAACCTGGATGACATGCCTGGAGAGTGGCTTGGCTACGTCATGGATCTGCTCTTTGAGCAAGGTGCAAACGATGTTTATTACACCCCCATATACATGAAGAAGAACAGGCCTGGCACGCTGCTGCAGCTGTTATGCTCCACTGGCGATATAGATGCGATGAAAAACATCCTCTTCAGGGAGACGACGACACTGGGCATCCGTTATTATCCTTTATCGGTCCATCGTCTGGAGCGAGTATTTGTAACCGCACAGACGGAGTGGGGACCGATCAAGGTGAAGAAAGGCATTTATGGAGGCGAGGTCGTGCAATGGGCTCCAGAGTACGAAGAGTGCAAGCAAATCGCGAGAACGTATGGCATACCCCTTAAGAGGGTATACGACGCCATCCGCAAAGCGGAAGATCTAGGAGATGAACGCACCCATGATTAG
- a CDS encoding AraC family transcriptional regulator, which translates to MKLINYMNLNRHPVQLSFHKDRSYEFAEIYHAHQGMELLYVHEGRGHVIVDKQIFELRPGAMFCFRPYQLHRIRVTGLPDQPYVRSLFVFEPAALEAVLGSFPTLQAFLRLLSRDPSLPSKLCMLDLPEIEGLLHYYSGALKHCASEQLLEQQLFFLSTLLQHIRTAWIQSEASGTVGAHSGGKVLSAAEHLLEWLEEHYMEPFELDKLAQAVHLTPNHVSSLFRRAVGSTITEYITARRIRQACWLLRTTDLPMKDIGEAVGYPNFPYFCQAFKRHVGQTPYRFKREEGAVHIQGNE; encoded by the coding sequence ATGAAGCTAATAAACTACATGAACTTGAACAGGCATCCCGTCCAGCTGTCATTCCATAAGGACCGCTCGTATGAGTTTGCCGAAATTTATCATGCCCATCAAGGCATGGAGCTGTTGTATGTGCACGAGGGGCGGGGACATGTCATTGTGGACAAACAAATTTTCGAGCTGCGACCGGGGGCAATGTTCTGCTTCCGTCCGTACCAGCTGCACCGCATCCGAGTAACTGGACTGCCCGATCAGCCTTACGTCCGATCCTTGTTTGTATTCGAGCCCGCTGCTCTTGAAGCGGTGCTGGGATCATTTCCGACACTACAGGCATTTCTGCGGCTGCTGTCCAGGGATCCCTCTCTCCCATCCAAGCTCTGCATGCTAGATTTGCCCGAAATAGAAGGCTTGCTTCATTACTACTCCGGTGCGCTGAAGCATTGCGCCTCGGAGCAGCTGCTGGAGCAGCAGCTGTTCTTCCTGAGTACGCTGCTCCAGCACATTCGTACTGCTTGGATACAAAGTGAGGCTTCGGGAACGGTTGGGGCGCATTCGGGGGGGAAGGTGCTCAGCGCAGCGGAGCACCTTCTGGAATGGCTGGAGGAGCATTACATGGAGCCCTTTGAGCTCGACAAGCTGGCGCAAGCTGTGCATCTCACGCCCAATCATGTCTCAAGTCTTTTTCGCCGTGCTGTAGGCAGTACCATTACCGAATACATTACCGCCCGCCGCATTCGCCAAGCGTGCTGGCTGCTCCGAACAACTGACCTGCCCATGAAGGACATTGGCGAGGCTGTCGGCTATCCCAATTTTCCATACTTCTGTCAAGCCTTTAAACGTCATGTTGGCCAGACGCCGTACCGGTTCAAACGCGAGGAAGGGGCAGTCCACATACAGGGAAATGAATAA